One Takifugu rubripes chromosome 19, fTakRub1.2, whole genome shotgun sequence genomic window carries:
- the LOC115246986 gene encoding E3 ubiquitin-protein ligase RAD18-like isoform X2, with amino-acid sequence MAFQIELDLPPPLASLKNVENLLRCPICFDFLNITMMTKCSHNFCSLCIRQFFSYKLLCPVCNKQATDQDLRNNRLLDDLVTSFQLARQQLLKVTFESPPISPKSPASAVKCRTPRQKGQACKSSFLSNYFQKKPKTSPSKELWAPSSISLPAEETETGGSRRSNEVDLHSSSTPLVVKEEPMDVEEENLQLLKSVKQESTAWPSPTSALEAAHSSSPPIDIKPIIKVECPVCSVSVPQHFINKHLDTCLTRGEKKESLRSSLGKSKRPMAKLVYNLLSMSELKRRLKECHLSSQGSRDQLVKRHQTFVHIYNAECDSLNPKSAEDIAKEVEASEKIRHRLQGKVQPAMMFSKNQSEREIDELHSNYRKKNSSEFSRLIAQVRGRRETNKPARNTREDAVKEENSAEAHAADKVEPTQCRLPIKVEDRGSDEDPSATSNEWPPSPTSSDVSISSSLSDIFGPEPAANLEQKPY; translated from the exons TGATGACCAAATGTTCTCACAACT TTTGTTCTTTGTGCATTAGACAATTCTTTTCCTACAAGTTGCTGTGTCCAGTTTGCAATAAA CAAGCAACCGACCAAGATCTTAGAAATAACCGCTTGTTGGATGACTTGGTGACTAGCTTTCAACTTGCAAG GCAGCAACTGTTGAAAGTAACATTCGAATCCCCTCCGATTTCCCCAAAGAGCCCTGCTTCAGCCGTCAAATGCAGAACTCCCAGGCAGAAAGGGCAGGCGTGTAAGAGCTCGTTTCTGAGCAACTACTTCCAGAAGAAGCCAAAAACCTCTCCCAGTAAAGAACTCTGGGCGCCCAGCTCCATCTCTCTGCCTGCGGAGGAAACAGAAACTGGTGGCAGCCGCCGTTCCAATGAGGTCGAcctccattcatcatccacgCCGCTGGTGGTGAAGGAAGAACCGatggatgtggaggaggaaaatcTCCAGCTTCTGAAATCAGTCAAGCAGGAGAGCACAGCCTGGCCCAGTCCCACTTCTGCTCTGGAGGCTGCTCATTCCTCATCACCACCGATTGACATAAAGCCCATAATCAAAG TGGAGTGCCCTGTGTGCTCTGTGAGTGTGCCACAGCACTTTATTAACAAGCATCTGGACACGTGTCTCACgagaggggagaagaaagagagttTGAGGAG TTCCCTTGGCAAGAGCAAGCGTCCGATGGCGAAGCTGGTGTACAACCTGCTGTCTATGTCGgagctgaagaggaggctgaaggagtGCCATCTCTCATCACAGGGCTCTCGAGATCAGCTGGTCAAAAGGCACCAGACTTTTGTGCACATATACAACGCCGAGTGTGATTCCCTGAATCCAAAATCAG CTGAAGATATTGCCAAAGAGGTGGAGGCCAGCGAGAAGATCAGGCATCGGCTGCAGGGAAAAGTCCAACCT GCCATGATGTTCTCCAAAAATCAGTCTGAGAGGGAGATTGATGAGCTGCATTCAAATTACA gGAAGAAGAACAGCAGCGAATTCTCCCGCCTTATTGCCCAGGTCCGGGGTCGCAGAGAGACCAACAAGCCGGCTCGGAACACACGGGAAGATGCTGTGAAAGAAGAGAACTCGGCAGAGGCGCACGCTGCAG ATAAAGTTGAGCCGACCCAATGCCGCTTACCCATTAAGGTGGAAGACAGAGGAAGTGACGAGGATCCATCTGCTACAAGTAATGAATGGCCCCCCAGTCCCACCAGCAGCGACGTATCCATCAGCAG TTCCCTTTCAGACATCTTTGGTCCGGAGCCTGCTGCAAACCTTGA GC
- the LOC115246986 gene encoding E3 ubiquitin-protein ligase RAD18-like isoform X1, with protein sequence MAFQIELDLPPPLASLKNVENLLRCPICFDFLNITMMTKCSHNFCSLCIRQFFSYKLLCPVCNKQATDQDLRNNRLLDDLVTSFQLARQQLLKVTFESPPISPKSPASAVKCRTPRQKGQACKSSFLSNYFQKKPKTSPSKELWAPSSISLPAEETETGGSRRSNEVDLHSSSTPLVVKEEPMDVEEENLQLLKSVKQESTAWPSPTSALEAAHSSSPPIDIKPIIKVECPVCSVSVPQHFINKHLDTCLTRGEKKESLRSSLGKSKRPMAKLVYNLLSMSELKRRLKECHLSSQGSRDQLVKRHQTFVHIYNAECDSLNPKSAEDIAKEVEASEKIRHRLQGKVQPAMMFSKNQSEREIDELHSNYRKKNSSEFSRLIAQVRGRRETNKPARNTREDAVKEENSAEAHAADKVEPTQCRLPIKVEDRGSDEDPSATSNEWPPSPTSSDVSISSSLSDIFGPEPAANLEETTRTAVHK encoded by the exons TGATGACCAAATGTTCTCACAACT TTTGTTCTTTGTGCATTAGACAATTCTTTTCCTACAAGTTGCTGTGTCCAGTTTGCAATAAA CAAGCAACCGACCAAGATCTTAGAAATAACCGCTTGTTGGATGACTTGGTGACTAGCTTTCAACTTGCAAG GCAGCAACTGTTGAAAGTAACATTCGAATCCCCTCCGATTTCCCCAAAGAGCCCTGCTTCAGCCGTCAAATGCAGAACTCCCAGGCAGAAAGGGCAGGCGTGTAAGAGCTCGTTTCTGAGCAACTACTTCCAGAAGAAGCCAAAAACCTCTCCCAGTAAAGAACTCTGGGCGCCCAGCTCCATCTCTCTGCCTGCGGAGGAAACAGAAACTGGTGGCAGCCGCCGTTCCAATGAGGTCGAcctccattcatcatccacgCCGCTGGTGGTGAAGGAAGAACCGatggatgtggaggaggaaaatcTCCAGCTTCTGAAATCAGTCAAGCAGGAGAGCACAGCCTGGCCCAGTCCCACTTCTGCTCTGGAGGCTGCTCATTCCTCATCACCACCGATTGACATAAAGCCCATAATCAAAG TGGAGTGCCCTGTGTGCTCTGTGAGTGTGCCACAGCACTTTATTAACAAGCATCTGGACACGTGTCTCACgagaggggagaagaaagagagttTGAGGAG TTCCCTTGGCAAGAGCAAGCGTCCGATGGCGAAGCTGGTGTACAACCTGCTGTCTATGTCGgagctgaagaggaggctgaaggagtGCCATCTCTCATCACAGGGCTCTCGAGATCAGCTGGTCAAAAGGCACCAGACTTTTGTGCACATATACAACGCCGAGTGTGATTCCCTGAATCCAAAATCAG CTGAAGATATTGCCAAAGAGGTGGAGGCCAGCGAGAAGATCAGGCATCGGCTGCAGGGAAAAGTCCAACCT GCCATGATGTTCTCCAAAAATCAGTCTGAGAGGGAGATTGATGAGCTGCATTCAAATTACA gGAAGAAGAACAGCAGCGAATTCTCCCGCCTTATTGCCCAGGTCCGGGGTCGCAGAGAGACCAACAAGCCGGCTCGGAACACACGGGAAGATGCTGTGAAAGAAGAGAACTCGGCAGAGGCGCACGCTGCAG ATAAAGTTGAGCCGACCCAATGCCGCTTACCCATTAAGGTGGAAGACAGAGGAAGTGACGAGGATCCATCTGCTACAAGTAATGAATGGCCCCCCAGTCCCACCAGCAGCGACGTATCCATCAGCAG TTCCCTTTCAGACATCTTTGGTCCGGAGCCTGCTGCAAACCTTGA